From a single bacterium genomic region:
- a CDS encoding S4 domain-containing protein: protein MSDEKGYGDEAGGPEGGLHGDAPRRGLARTIAKVGYATRRQAEEMVRSGRVTVDGRRELDPGATVTPESMIAIDDHQLIDVIRTYLALHKPEDIAVAPIMGRRIRLVAELLPRDTPGLRAAGRLDATTSGLLLVSNDSAWNADAAGSDELEKEYLIRVAGPVTDALIDVIGAGVTAPKLGLL, encoded by the coding sequence GTGTCGGATGAGAAGGGATACGGGGACGAGGCCGGCGGCCCGGAGGGCGGGCTGCACGGCGACGCGCCCCGCCGCGGGCTGGCGCGCACCATCGCCAAGGTGGGCTACGCCACGCGGCGCCAGGCGGAGGAGATGGTCCGCAGCGGACGGGTCACCGTCGACGGGCGCCGCGAGCTGGACCCCGGCGCCACCGTCACGCCCGAGTCGATGATCGCCATCGACGACCACCAGCTCATCGACGTCATCCGCACCTACCTGGCGCTGCACAAGCCCGAGGACATCGCCGTCGCGCCGATCATGGGCCGCCGCATCCGCCTGGTCGCCGAACTGCTGCCCCGCGACACGCCCGGGCTGCGGGCCGCCGGCCGCCTCGACGCCACCACCAGCGGGCTGCTGCTGGTCTCCAACGACAGCGCCTGGAACGCGGACGCCGCCGGCAGCGACGAGCTGGAGAAGGAGTACCTGATCAGGGTCGCCGGCCCGGTCACCGACGCCCTGATCGACGTGATCGGCGCCGGGGTGACGGCCCCGAAGCTGGGCCTGCTCAA